In Thermococcus sp., a single genomic region encodes these proteins:
- a CDS encoding MoxR family ATPase — MNVEELRELSVSIVESVSSVYIGNDDVILKTLTVALVNGNVLFEDHPGLGKTLLAKAFSRVLGLDYRRVQFTPDLLPADILGTKVWRQNLGTFELVKGPIFTNVLLADEINRAPPKTQSALLEAMEEKQVTIEGETLKLERPFFVIATQNPIEYEGTYPLPEAQLDRFLLRLSVGYPKTLEDEIAILEARIRWGKDDPTVDLEPVIDRGTFLEMQEAVENSVYVSRPVMRYIAELVRNARKDERVEAGPSPRGALALLKVSKANAALEGRDFVIPDDVKRFAVDALAHRIVIKAEYSFEGVSGKNVVERALQNTPVPKENEREE, encoded by the coding sequence TGAATGTTGAAGAGCTGAGAGAGCTGTCAGTTTCAATCGTTGAATCGGTTTCAAGCGTTTACATTGGAAACGATGACGTTATTTTGAAGACTCTTACTGTTGCTCTTGTCAACGGCAACGTTCTCTTTGAGGACCATCCCGGTCTCGGTAAAACGCTTCTCGCAAAGGCGTTCTCAAGGGTTCTTGGCCTGGACTATAGGAGGGTTCAGTTCACCCCGGACTTGCTCCCCGCGGACATACTGGGAACCAAGGTGTGGCGTCAGAACCTTGGAACCTTCGAGCTCGTTAAGGGGCCTATTTTCACAAACGTTCTCCTTGCCGATGAAATAAACCGTGCTCCCCCCAAAACGCAGAGCGCGCTTCTTGAGGCGATGGAAGAGAAACAGGTCACGATTGAGGGCGAGACGCTGAAACTTGAGAGGCCATTCTTTGTAATAGCGACTCAGAATCCAATCGAGTACGAGGGTACATATCCCCTTCCAGAGGCCCAGCTTGACAGGTTCCTCCTCCGTCTTAGCGTTGGCTATCCGAAAACACTTGAGGATGAGATTGCAATCCTTGAGGCTAGGATTAGATGGGGTAAGGATGACCCAACGGTCGATTTGGAGCCCGTCATTGACAGAGGGACCTTCTTGGAGATGCAGGAAGCCGTTGAGAACTCAGTGTACGTTAGCAGGCCCGTCATGAGGTATATCGCCGAGCTCGTGAGGAACGCCAGGAAAGATGAACGCGTCGAGGCGGGACCGAGTCCCAGGGGTGCCCTTGCTCTCTTGAAGGTGTCGAAGGCAAACGCCGCTTTGGAAGGGAGGGATTTCGTAATTCCGGATGACGTGAAGCGTTTTGCAGTTGATGCCCTCGCCCACAGAATCGTGATAAAGGCCGAGTACTCCTTTGAGGGGGTCAGCGGGAAAAACGTGGTTGAAAGGGCACTTCAAAACACGCCGGTACCTAAAGAAAACGAGCGTGAAGAGTGA